One Campylobacter sputorum genomic window, GTTTTTGAGTTTTTTTGAGTTATAAAGATCTATAGCTAAAACACCAAGAAGTGCATCTCCGTGAGCAACTTCTCCTTTTTCATTTACAACCACAAGTCTATCTGCATCTCCATCATAAGCAAAGCCAACATCGGCTCTTAACCTAACAACTTCGTTTGCTAAATTTTCTGGAAAAAGTGCACCGCATTTTTCATTTATATTTCTACCATCTGGAGAATTGTTTATAACGATAACTTCGGCACCAAGCTCTTTAAATACTGTTGGTGCGACCTTGTAAGCTGCTCCGTTTGCTACATCTAAGACAACTCTTTTTCCATACATTGTAAGTTCTTTTGGGAAAGAGTTTTTTATCTGAACTATATATCTTCCGATAACATCGTCTATTCTTTTACATGACCCAATAGACATAAGTGTTTTTTGAGACTCATTTATAATCTCATCGTTGAAAAATATATTTTCAATCTCTTCTTCTATATTTTCATCTAGCTTGTTACCTTCATTATCAAAAAATTTAATACCATTATCATAATATGGATTGTGTGAAGCTGATATCATGATTCCCGCATCACATCTCATATCTTCAGTTAAAAAAGCAATTGCTGGTGTTGGCATTGGACCTATTTGTAAAACATTGTAACCAACAGAAGTTAGTCCTGCAACGATAGCATTTTCTATCATATATCCACTTCTTCTAGTATCTTTTCCTAAAAGAATTGTGTTTGAGTGTGAATATTTTCTAAAATAAATTCCAGCTGCCATTGCTAAACGCATAGAAAAATGGGCACTAAGTTTTTCTCCTGCCTTACCTCTAACGCCATCTGTTCCAAAAAGTTTCATTAAATATTCCTTAGAAAAATTAAACTAATTTGATAATTGTATCTAAGATAAACTAACACAAAAATAAAAAATTAAAATATTATTAATTTTTACTTAAATTTAGTAATATTTAAGAATATTTATAGTAATATCACAAGTTTAAAATACAAAAACTAAAAGATAATAAAGGTAAAAAAATGGCAAACCATAAATCATCAGAAAAAAGAGCTAGACAAACTCTTAAAAAAACTGAGAGAAATAGATTTTATCGCACAAGATTAAAAAACATCACAAGAGATGTTAGAGCAGCTGCTGAGAGTGGCGATAAAGAGGCGGCATTAGCTGCATTTAAAATTGCAAACAAAAGCTTTCATAGTTTTGTAAGCAAAGGATTTTTAAAGAAAGAAACTGCTTCAAGGCGCGTAAGCAGACTTGCAAAACTTATAAATAAAATAGATCAAGCTGCATAATAACTAAATGTTTATAGATAAGCTAAAACCTTTTGTAGCTCGTTATGATGAGCTAAGTTCTTTGCTTTGCTCAAAAGAAATTTTGCAAGATATAGACAAAATGACATCTCTTTCAAAAGAACAAAGCGATATAGAGCCTATAAGAAACGCTAGTTTAGAGTACTTCAAGGTTTTAGATGATATAGAAAATAATAAAGCTATACTTGATGATAGTGAGCTTGGCGAACTTGCCAAAGAAGAGTTAAAAGAGCTTGAAGCGAAAAAAACTAAGCTAGAAGAAGATATCAAAATTTTACTTATCCCAAAAGATCCAAATGATGATAAAAATATATTTTTAGAAATTCGTGCTGGAACTGGTGGAGATGAAGCCGCTTTATTTGCTGGGGATCTTGCTAATGCTTATATGCGTTATACTGAGGTTAGAGGATATAAATTTGAGATAGTTAGTCTTAGCGAGGGCAGTGTAGGTGGATATAAAGAGATTATTTTGCTAGTAAAAGGTAAAGGTGCTTACTCTAGACTTAAATTTGAAGGTGGAACACATAGAGTTCAAAGGGTTCCACAAACTGAAAGTCAAGGCAGGGTTCATACAAGTGCCATAACAGTCGCTGTTATGCCAGAGGCTGAGGATAGCGATATACAAATAAATCCAAATGATTTAAAAATAGATGTTATGAGAAGTTCTGGTCATGGTGGACAATCTGTTAATACAACTGATTCAGCCGTTCGCGTGACGCACATCCCAACAGGACTTGTTGTTGTAAATCAAGATGGAAAATCTCAACACAAAAATAAAGACGCTGCACTAAAGGTTTTAAGAGCAAGGCTTTATGATATGCAAGAGCAAGCAAGACTAGAAGAAGAAAGAGCAAAAAGAAAAGATCAAGTTGGCACAGGCGATAGAAGTGGTAGGATTAGAACTTATAATTATCCTCAAAATCGCATTTCAGATCACCGCATAAATTTAACACTTTATAGACTAGATGCTATAATGGCTGCAGGGCTTTTTGATGAGATTATAGATCCTCTCATAGCTCATCATCAAGCTATGGCTATAGAAAATCAGGATATATAATAAAAAATTATATATTTTTATTAGCTTCTTTTTTTGTATTGTATAAATGCATAAATTTATACAATACAAATGATATTTTAGGTTTTGCCCTTTTTTTAATCATATTTATATTAGTTTTTACTATAAGTTCTTATAGAATTTATAGTAAAAGAAAAAAATAATTATCATTTTACTCCAAAATTCCTACAATAAAATATATTTTTAAAATTTATTATGAAAATGGCTAAACATTTTTTTTTATCTGCCGATATGGTTTTCAAGTAACAAGAAAGTTACTAAATACATTTAAAAGGATTTAAAATGGGATTTCGTATTAACACTAACATTGCGGCAATGAACGCTCACACTACTTCTGTTGTAAACAATAGAAGTTTAGACAACTCTTTAGGTAGATTAAGTTCTGGTCTTAGAATTCAAACTGCAGCAGATGATGCTTCTGGTCTTGCAATAGCAGATAGCTTACGCTCACAAGCAAGTTCACTTGGTCAAGCTATTGCAAATGGTAATGATGCTATTGGTATCATTAAGATTGCTGATAAAGCTATGGATGAGCAACTTAAAATTCTTGATACTATCAAAGCTAAAGCGGTTCAAGCAGCACAAGATGGTCAAACAACTGAGTCTCGTCGTGCTATACAAAACGATATTGTTCGTCTTATGGAATCACTTGATAGCATAGGAAATACAACAAGCTTTAATGGACAAAAGTTACTTTCTGGAACATTTATAAACAAAGAGTTTCAAGTGGGTGCTTACTCAAATGAGAGTGTTAAAGCTACAATTGGAGCTACAACATCAAATAAAATAGGTTTAACTAGATTTGAAACAGGTGCTAGCATTACAGCTTCTAGTGAAGTTAAAATTAAGTTTATAAATACAGATGGTGTAAATGACTACGAGATAGAAAGTGCTGTTATCTCAACAAGTGTTGGAACAGGTATAGGGGTACTTGCTGAAAATATCAACAAAGTTTCTGATAAAACAGGTATCCGTGCAACTTATAATGTTCAAACAACTGGTAAAGAGGCTATAAAAGAAGGCTCTACAACTTCAGCTTTTAAAATAAATGGTGTTACAATTGGTAAAGTTGATTTTAAAGCAAACGACTCAACAAATGCTTTAGTTGCTGCAATAAATGCTGTTAAAGATACAACTGGTGTTGAAGCAAGCGTTGATAGTAGAGGTAATTTAAATTTAACCTCAAGAGATGGTAGAGGTATAAAAGTAGAAAATGCTGCTACTGAGATGGGAGATATCGCTGCAGAAAATTACGGAAGACTTTCACTTACTAGACTTTCAGGAAATGATATTATAGTTTCTGGTGGAGCAAATGGTAAGATAGGTTATGAAGATCCGGCAAAAGTAGCACAAAAAACTGTATCTCTAAGAGAGATTAAGGGTGTTATAGAAAAAGATGTTGCTTCAGCAATGGGCTT contains:
- the glmM gene encoding phosphoglucosamine mutase, whose protein sequence is MKLFGTDGVRGKAGEKLSAHFSMRLAMAAGIYFRKYSHSNTILLGKDTRRSGYMIENAIVAGLTSVGYNVLQIGPMPTPAIAFLTEDMRCDAGIMISASHNPYYDNGIKFFDNEGNKLDENIEEEIENIFFNDEIINESQKTLMSIGSCKRIDDVIGRYIVQIKNSFPKELTMYGKRVVLDVANGAAYKVAPTVFKELGAEVIVINNSPDGRNINEKCGALFPENLANEVVRLRADVGFAYDGDADRLVVVNEKGEVAHGDALLGVLAIDLYNSKKLKNSSVVATVMSNAALEDYLKKHKIKLLRANVGDKYVLEQMRANDLNFGGEQSGHIIFGDYAKTGDGVISSLKFAACMVKSGKNASEILDEIKPYPQKLVNLKITEKKPLDEIEGIKELENSLAKDGIRSLFRYSGTENLIRLLLEGKNETLVSKRMEEVEKFFLKVLNV
- the rpsT gene encoding 30S ribosomal protein S20, with product MANHKSSEKRARQTLKKTERNRFYRTRLKNITRDVRAAAESGDKEAALAAFKIANKSFHSFVSKGFLKKETASRRVSRLAKLINKIDQAA
- the prfA gene encoding peptide chain release factor 1, which codes for MFIDKLKPFVARYDELSSLLCSKEILQDIDKMTSLSKEQSDIEPIRNASLEYFKVLDDIENNKAILDDSELGELAKEELKELEAKKTKLEEDIKILLIPKDPNDDKNIFLEIRAGTGGDEAALFAGDLANAYMRYTEVRGYKFEIVSLSEGSVGGYKEIILLVKGKGAYSRLKFEGGTHRVQRVPQTESQGRVHTSAITVAVMPEAEDSDIQINPNDLKIDVMRSSGHGGQSVNTTDSAVRVTHIPTGLVVVNQDGKSQHKNKDAALKVLRARLYDMQEQARLEEERAKRKDQVGTGDRSGRIRTYNYPQNRISDHRINLTLYRLDAIMAAGLFDEIIDPLIAHHQAMAIENQDI
- a CDS encoding flagellin B, which produces MGFRINTNIAAMNAHTTSVVNNRSLDNSLGRLSSGLRIQTAADDASGLAIADSLRSQASSLGQAIANGNDAIGIIKIADKAMDEQLKILDTIKAKAVQAAQDGQTTESRRAIQNDIVRLMESLDSIGNTTSFNGQKLLSGTFINKEFQVGAYSNESVKATIGATTSNKIGLTRFETGASITASSEVKIKFINTDGVNDYEIESAVISTSVGTGIGVLAENINKVSDKTGIRATYNVQTTGKEAIKEGSTTSAFKINGVTIGKVDFKANDSTNALVAAINAVKDTTGVEASVDSRGNLNLTSRDGRGIKVENAATEMGDIAAENYGRLSLTRLSGNDIIVSGGANGKIGYEDPAKVAQKTVSLREIKGVIEKDVASAMGFNANANVESISTAKTAGVTTLKGAMAVMSIAETATKNLDSIRADLGSVQNQITSTVNNISVTQVNVKSAESQIRDVDFASESAEFSKFNILAQSGSYAMSQANAVQQNVLRLLQ